One Thermodesulfobacteriota bacterium DNA segment encodes these proteins:
- a CDS encoding IPTL-CTERM sorting domain-containing protein produces MCQLIHKYRAIFTALVVFIALSASGTESRAQVTFLTDRDEYIANHPDQLVQTFEDGNVAPGGETFCDTVLINSSSDDPCFDPGDILPGLEFFSNPTFGSFYLVGAHDNGHPNPRNGLGRQTDGKNEFIEITLPPPGVLSAGVTTGCFDGEPPCNGVSLFQVYGAGGVLLDEITIPVTDELETFIGFDSTTPVERVTVSDFQGNATVEAVTEVRFDQPVNPIPALSEWAMIAAAAGLGLVGVWFTVRRRRASSAA; encoded by the coding sequence GTGTGTCAATTAATCCATAAATACAGGGCTATATTCACCGCTTTGGTCGTTTTTATCGCCTTATCCGCGTCCGGTACGGAATCGAGGGCGCAGGTCACTTTCCTGACCGACAGGGACGAATACATAGCGAACCATCCGGACCAGCTCGTGCAGACTTTCGAGGACGGAAACGTAGCTCCGGGAGGTGAGACTTTCTGCGACACAGTATTGATAAACAGCTCCTCGGACGATCCATGCTTTGATCCCGGGGACATTCTGCCCGGTCTCGAGTTCTTCTCGAATCCGACATTCGGGAGCTTCTATCTCGTGGGCGCACACGACAACGGACACCCGAACCCGAGGAATGGGCTCGGGAGGCAGACGGACGGGAAGAACGAGTTTATAGAGATAACGCTCCCCCCGCCCGGTGTTTTGTCCGCCGGGGTAACGACGGGCTGTTTCGACGGAGAGCCGCCCTGTAACGGTGTATCCCTGTTCCAGGTGTACGGCGCGGGCGGCGTGCTTCTTGACGAGATCACGATACCCGTGACAGATGAGCTCGAAACGTTCATAGGATTCGATTCGACGACGCCGGTCGAGCGTGTTACGGTCTCGGACTTCCAGGGGAATGCAACTGTCGAGGCTGTAACCGAAGTGAGGTTTGACCAGCCTGTGAATCCGATTCCCGCGCTTTCGGAGTGGGCGATGATTGCGGCGGCTGCGGGGTTGGGGCTGGTGGGGGTGTGGTTTACGGTGAGGAGGAGAAGAGCATCTTCCGCGGCATAA
- a CDS encoding ester cyclase: MALTREQMDRMIDEHFGYEAKDDVEGVLSTLTEDVVHDIVGSPTGPTYGRENARAFYEGMFADLEGGKVTCIRRLYGENFLVDESLWEGRAPGSPFGIEGKGRPLKFRLLHVIEFTDDSMIKRENVWIDLAEIIKQLPKE; encoded by the coding sequence ATGGCGCTGACACGAGAGCAGATGGACAGGATGATCGACGAACATTTCGGGTATGAGGCGAAGGACGACGTGGAGGGGGTGCTGAGCACTCTCACGGAGGACGTCGTCCACGACATAGTAGGCTCGCCGACGGGGCCGACGTACGGAAGGGAGAACGCGCGGGCGTTCTACGAGGGGATGTTCGCAGACCTCGAAGGGGGGAAGGTTACGTGCATAAGGAGGCTTTACGGGGAGAACTTCCTCGTCGACGAATCTCTATGGGAGGGCAGGGCGCCGGGCAGCCCTTTCGGCATCGAGGGCAAGGGGCGTCCGCTCAAGTTCAGGCTGCTGCACGTGATCGAGTTCACGGACGACTCTATGATAAAGAGGGAGAACGTGTGGATAGACCTCGCGGAGATAATAAAGCAGCTGCCGAAGGAGTGA
- a CDS encoding IPTL-CTERM sorting domain-containing protein: protein MKKIYSSIFFIIILTAAPRLWAQPVELPEGACITPAVEQCQNPNEAILKWSEGTEAWPDEACNSNFSFGDCNTNSCDQANSWAQFVCESNGYDVGIWTGRKQAGCGPGGPGGPVTNGTGAISFFCQGEIPCNPSFEDFCQPTDQTQVEVFCCNFSRPALAPIPTVSEIGLLGLAASLGIAGFMAYRRRKQTA, encoded by the coding sequence GTGAAAAAAATATATTCATCGATATTTTTCATTATTATTCTTACCGCGGCCCCGAGGCTCTGGGCGCAGCCCGTGGAGCTGCCCGAAGGGGCGTGCATTACGCCAGCTGTCGAGCAGTGCCAGAACCCCAACGAGGCAATACTGAAGTGGAGCGAAGGCACAGAAGCCTGGCCCGACGAAGCGTGCAATTCCAACTTCAGCTTCGGCGACTGTAATACCAATAGCTGCGACCAGGCAAACTCCTGGGCGCAGTTCGTATGCGAGTCGAACGGATACGACGTAGGCATCTGGACGGGCAGGAAACAGGCCGGCTGCGGACCGGGCGGCCCCGGCGGCCCTGTAACGAACGGCACCGGAGCCATCAGCTTTTTTTGCCAGGGCGAAATCCCCTGCAATCCGAGTTTTGAAGATTTCTGCCAGCCTACTGACCAGACGCAGGTCGAGGTCTTCTGCTGCAATTTCTCAAGGCCGGCTCTCGCCCCTATACCGACTGTGTCCGAGATAGGGCTGTTAGGTTTGGCAGCGTCGCTCGGAATAGCCGGATTCATGGCTTACAGGAGAAGGAAACAGACCGCGTAA
- a CDS encoding IPTL-CTERM sorting domain-containing protein gives MKKFFLSLALTFLFISSPQLLAQPLPATCDDLVTDIPMWGQPARGVDLRAYTNSTLHWIGCPTNGCAPEDFFCNFDPATETLSFGSTGSGAMRAAVDPGNAEGDVMPDVNLTGCCDAENPLFGVCNAPDANNNGVPIDAAEALCFALGYESGSLTWIDSNTCPEANTLTPRGSIWSSDFVDSNGFGQTYTCVGFRGDSVTTPIPTLSEWGMTAMAAFFGMAGLMAYRRRKQTA, from the coding sequence ATGAAAAAATTCTTTTTATCATTAGCCCTTACGTTCCTTTTTATCTCATCCCCGCAATTACTTGCACAGCCTCTTCCCGCCACATGCGACGATCTCGTAACTGACATACCTATGTGGGGCCAACCGGCAAGAGGAGTGGACCTGCGTGCGTACACGAACAGCACGCTCCACTGGATCGGCTGTCCGACGAACGGCTGCGCACCCGAGGATTTCTTCTGTAATTTCGACCCTGCGACGGAGACGCTCTCGTTCGGATCAACTGGAAGTGGTGCGATGAGAGCCGCCGTCGATCCCGGCAATGCGGAAGGCGATGTAATGCCGGACGTGAACCTGACGGGATGCTGCGACGCTGAAAATCCCCTGTTCGGCGTCTGCAACGCGCCCGACGCCAACAATAACGGGGTGCCGATCGACGCAGCCGAAGCGCTATGCTTCGCCCTGGGATACGAATCCGGCAGCCTCACTTGGATCGATTCCAACACTTGCCCGGAAGCCAATACTTTGACACCGAGGGGCAGTATCTGGTCGTCGGATTTCGTTGACAGCAACGGGTTCGGCCAGACATACACCTGCGTCGGATTCAGAGGCGATTCCGTCACCACGCCCATACCTACGCTCTCCGAATGGGGCATGACAGCCATGGCGGCGTTTTTCGGAATGGCCGGACTCATGGCTTACCGGAGAAGGAAACAGACCGCGTAA
- a CDS encoding class I SAM-dependent methyltransferase yields the protein MNVNDDFISCWNEILVPKWNRFRHLLSGNGAVHSAAAYEYFRIKPGDKVLDIGCGYGETTIEMGRMVGPSGEVLGLDCTQAFLDVANRERDEAGLTNVKFVLGDAQSYELPANYYDVVYSRFGVMFFQNIVYALKNAHRALKPGGKLCMIVWRTIRDNPCWGLAKDIALKHLPPPGEGAQTCGPGPFALADEETDRGMLRAAGFEKVDLFMRNDAEVCIGTSIEEALDYQILVGPSGEIIREAAELGQEKLPLVREDMKRAMEPYVKNGGVYMPSSTWFIMARK from the coding sequence ATGAACGTTAACGACGATTTCATAAGCTGCTGGAACGAGATACTCGTCCCGAAATGGAACAGGTTCCGCCACCTGCTGTCGGGGAACGGCGCCGTGCACAGCGCCGCGGCGTACGAATATTTCCGGATAAAGCCCGGCGACAAGGTGCTCGACATCGGGTGCGGTTACGGGGAGACGACCATAGAGATGGGCAGGATGGTCGGCCCTTCGGGAGAGGTGCTGGGGCTCGATTGCACGCAGGCGTTCCTCGACGTCGCAAACAGGGAGAGGGACGAGGCGGGGCTTACGAACGTGAAGTTCGTCCTCGGCGACGCGCAGAGTTACGAGCTGCCGGCGAATTACTACGACGTGGTGTATTCGCGGTTCGGCGTGATGTTTTTCCAGAACATCGTCTACGCGCTCAAGAACGCGCACAGGGCGCTCAAGCCCGGAGGAAAGCTCTGCATGATAGTGTGGAGGACGATCAGGGACAACCCGTGCTGGGGCCTGGCTAAAGACATAGCGCTCAAGCATCTGCCGCCTCCGGGAGAGGGCGCGCAGACGTGCGGGCCTGGGCCGTTCGCGCTCGCCGACGAGGAGACGGACAGGGGGATGCTCAGGGCGGCGGGGTTCGAGAAGGTGGACCTGTTCATGAGGAACGACGCCGAGGTGTGCATCGGGACGAGCATTGAGGAGGCGCTCGACTACCAGATACTCGTCGGCCCGTCGGGGGAGATAATACGGGAGGCCGCGGAGCTCGGGCAGGAGAAGCTCCCCCTGGTGCGCGAGGATATGAAGCGGGCGATGGAGCCTTACGTGAAGAACGGGGGCGTGTACATGCCGTCGAGCACGTGGTTCATCATGGCGAGGAAGTAA
- a CDS encoding GFA family protein: protein MSQNQKYKGTCFCGAVEIEVTGEPALMGYCHCDSCKSWSASPVTAFTLWSPEAVRVTKGADNIGTYNKTPFSFRKWCKSCGGHLLTEHPTINLKDVYAAVIPDFPFKAAIHVNYQETVLRMKDGLPKFRDFPKDAGGTGETMAE, encoded by the coding sequence ATGAGTCAGAATCAGAAATACAAAGGGACCTGCTTCTGCGGGGCGGTCGAAATTGAGGTAACGGGCGAGCCTGCGCTCATGGGCTACTGCCACTGCGATTCCTGCAAGAGCTGGTCGGCGAGCCCCGTGACGGCGTTCACGCTCTGGAGCCCTGAAGCGGTCAGGGTCACGAAGGGCGCGGACAACATAGGCACGTACAACAAAACCCCCTTCAGCTTCCGCAAGTGGTGCAAGTCGTGCGGGGGCCATTTGCTAACGGAGCATCCGACGATAAATCTCAAGGACGTGTACGCGGCCGTGATCCCGGACTTCCCGTTCAAAGCGGCGATCCACGTGAACTATCAGGAGACGGTGCTCCGCATGAAGGACGGCCTGCCCAAGTTCAGGGACTTCCCGAAGGACGCCGGCGGCACGGGCGAGACGATGGCGGAATAA
- a CDS encoding carboxymuconolactone decarboxylase family protein — MNVINIRNNDWRNNFGLKPRTSAVSIPLPADKDLPADVAAALSGLPRLNNLRMFARVPRCFKTLMSFIDEIFNQGSFDKRLRECMYIRIAYICGLYYEMRHNVLFARKLGITEGEIAALTSDGMVDGLDADTNLACRAAEEITKNISLSDDTLAKLLKRFGVDAASELILIVSWFNMLIRYVESTRVPYEENLEEIITSPSPVKLKRGS; from the coding sequence ATGAATGTAATAAATATAAGGAATAATGACTGGCGAAATAATTTCGGGTTGAAGCCGAGAACGTCGGCGGTCTCCATACCGCTCCCCGCGGACAAGGATCTGCCGGCCGATGTCGCGGCCGCGCTGTCCGGGCTTCCGAGGCTGAACAACCTCCGCATGTTCGCGCGCGTCCCTCGCTGTTTCAAAACCCTCATGAGCTTCATAGACGAGATTTTCAATCAAGGAAGCTTCGACAAGAGGCTGAGGGAGTGCATGTATATACGCATCGCTTACATTTGCGGGCTGTATTACGAGATGAGGCACAATGTGCTGTTCGCCAGGAAGCTGGGTATAACGGAAGGGGAGATCGCGGCGCTGACGAGCGACGGCATGGTGGACGGGCTCGACGCAGACACAAATCTTGCCTGCAGAGCGGCCGAGGAGATAACCAAAAACATAAGCCTGAGCGACGATACGCTCGCAAAACTGCTCAAGCGCTTCGGCGTGGATGCGGCGTCCGAGCTCATACTGATCGTCTCGTGGTTCAACATGCTCATAAGATACGTCGAGTCGACGCGCGTGCCTTACGAGGAGAATCTGGAGGAGATAATCACAAGCCCGTCCCCGGTTAAATTAAAGCGGGGAAGTTAG
- a CDS encoding cation:dicarboxylase symporter family transporter, giving the protein MSINSVGFTVQVIIGLVLGIFAGLFFGEYCRVLAPVGSVFVMLLEAVLYPFLVSSLIYGLGKMSPENFGKLFRRGWHYYILLWAVTLSALAILIRAFPVASPLLIDPAGSGDSASQFLELIIPKNLFVDFTSNFVPAVVVFSILLGLAVQRIEKKASTLELFDVVSKSCLLIWKGIIKFSPIAVFALFANLFGTITVTQLDNLVAYLLLFIAASLILTFWIVPGMVSAFIGFPVTRIIREMREGVFMSAVTMLPVTSIPYIFQAVDRFTEELNFDKNDEFGIKETVLSFSYPLTQIGNLFVYLFMGFCIFYYKHPVNFLDQLLMPVLSLLSSFGTPIATLNSISFMSSWLGFTQNTTDLYVELMTITRYFQVIASVAGIFFITVVVTFAFFKRIRFSKSRFAIHLALPFIVLSAASYGIYELEAWLSPKRPNPYLSYSLPAGTGDGVNATVYKDRDAALKAGAHDPGAGGGSLFSHIQSTGVLRIGYNAAPIPFSYFNDKGELVGYDVSFAYDLARTLNVDPVFVPYTWEGLADDLKAGRFDIAVSGIYITDDRIKDLEVSHPYFESPVVMIAPSEKAGDYVSREKMSRIKDLRIGVFNDTVLAGFVRETFPEAQVVYVTSLEDMLSFNGFDALIWTEEQALILASLRPGISVVLTKDLHSPLLFAYMMPPGSDEMLRYINYWLELRGSDGFTERMKEYWFQGKTGAAPEPRWSVIRNVLGWVE; this is encoded by the coding sequence ATGAGCATAAATTCCGTCGGGTTCACGGTGCAGGTAATTATCGGGCTCGTGCTGGGCATATTCGCCGGCCTGTTTTTCGGTGAATACTGCAGGGTCCTCGCCCCCGTAGGCTCCGTCTTCGTGATGCTGCTCGAAGCGGTGCTGTACCCGTTCCTCGTGTCCTCGCTGATATACGGGCTCGGCAAAATGTCCCCCGAGAATTTCGGAAAGCTTTTCAGGAGAGGGTGGCACTACTACATCCTTTTGTGGGCGGTTACGTTGTCGGCGCTGGCTATACTCATACGCGCGTTCCCTGTAGCGTCGCCGCTATTGATAGACCCGGCGGGGTCGGGCGATTCAGCCTCCCAGTTCCTCGAGCTCATCATCCCGAAGAACCTGTTCGTCGACTTTACGAGCAACTTCGTTCCGGCCGTAGTCGTCTTCTCCATACTTCTCGGGCTCGCGGTGCAGAGGATAGAGAAGAAGGCGTCCACGCTCGAGCTCTTCGACGTCGTGAGCAAGTCGTGCCTCCTCATCTGGAAAGGGATTATCAAGTTCTCGCCGATCGCGGTCTTCGCGCTCTTCGCCAATTTGTTCGGGACCATAACCGTCACGCAGCTCGACAACCTGGTCGCGTACCTGCTCCTGTTCATAGCCGCGTCGCTCATACTGACGTTCTGGATCGTGCCCGGAATGGTATCAGCGTTTATCGGCTTCCCTGTCACGAGGATTATCAGGGAAATGCGGGAGGGGGTATTCATGTCCGCGGTGACGATGCTCCCCGTAACGTCCATACCCTACATATTCCAGGCGGTGGACAGGTTCACGGAGGAGCTTAATTTCGACAAGAACGACGAATTCGGCATAAAGGAGACGGTGCTCTCGTTCAGCTATCCGCTGACGCAGATCGGCAACCTGTTCGTATACCTCTTCATGGGGTTCTGCATATTCTATTACAAGCACCCGGTGAATTTCCTGGACCAGCTCCTCATGCCCGTGCTGAGCCTGCTTTCTTCGTTCGGCACGCCGATCGCCACTCTCAACTCGATATCGTTCATGAGCTCGTGGCTGGGATTCACGCAGAACACGACCGACCTTTACGTCGAGCTCATGACAATCACGAGGTATTTTCAGGTCATCGCCTCGGTCGCGGGAATATTTTTCATCACCGTCGTCGTGACATTCGCTTTCTTCAAAAGGATCAGGTTCAGTAAATCGCGGTTCGCCATACATCTCGCGCTCCCGTTCATCGTGCTCTCTGCGGCGAGCTACGGTATCTACGAGCTCGAGGCATGGCTCAGCCCCAAAAGGCCTAACCCCTACCTCTCGTACTCTCTGCCGGCCGGGACAGGCGACGGAGTAAACGCGACGGTATACAAGGACAGGGACGCCGCGCTCAAGGCCGGGGCTCACGACCCCGGAGCGGGCGGCGGGTCGCTGTTCAGCCACATCCAGAGTACAGGGGTGCTGAGGATAGGATACAACGCGGCGCCGATACCGTTCAGCTATTTCAACGACAAAGGGGAGCTCGTCGGATACGACGTGTCGTTCGCGTACGACCTGGCGAGGACGCTCAACGTCGATCCCGTTTTCGTGCCCTACACGTGGGAAGGGCTCGCGGACGACCTCAAGGCGGGGCGGTTCGACATCGCGGTCTCGGGGATATACATAACCGACGACAGGATAAAGGACCTCGAGGTATCACACCCTTATTTCGAGAGCCCCGTCGTCATGATAGCGCCTTCTGAAAAGGCGGGCGATTACGTATCGAGAGAGAAGATGTCGCGGATAAAGGACCTGAGGATCGGGGTGTTCAACGACACCGTGCTCGCGGGGTTCGTAAGGGAGACCTTCCCTGAGGCGCAGGTCGTGTACGTGACGAGCCTCGAGGACATGCTTTCCTTCAACGGCTTCGACGCGCTCATCTGGACCGAGGAGCAGGCGCTCATACTCGCGTCGCTGAGACCGGGCATAAGCGTCGTCCTGACGAAAGACCTCCACTCTCCGCTCCTCTTCGCGTACATGATGCCGCCCGGATCTGACGAGATGCTGAGGTATATAAATTACTGGCTTGAGCTGAGGGGTTCGGACGGGTTCACGGAGCGGATGAAGGAGTACTGGTTCCAGGGAAAGACCGGGGCCGCCCCCGAGCCGCGGTGGAGCGTGATAAGGAACGTGCTCGGCTGGGTGGAGTAG
- a CDS encoding S24 family peptidase: MDHNNEIGQRLKLVREALDLTQEEFGKGIGKSLNTVLSWESGRTRPPDHFLKVIEKIYGISPRWLRRGQGDMFLPDISSVFGGDSLVEIKIWELAGAGNPLTSPDAEPIERVTLPSKLVRSYTNGFKVEGDSMYPTIVNGAYVGFDPNDKKIVSNGIYCLHLPYEGYVVKRLEITPSEIIIKSDNKMVADYPVPLDELDRNLIVGRVRWVFQNV; this comes from the coding sequence ATGGATCACAATAATGAAATAGGGCAGAGGCTCAAGCTTGTGCGGGAAGCGCTCGACTTGACGCAGGAGGAGTTCGGCAAGGGGATAGGGAAATCACTCAACACGGTGCTAAGCTGGGAGTCCGGCCGCACCCGCCCGCCCGATCACTTCCTCAAGGTCATCGAGAAAATATACGGCATCAGCCCGAGGTGGCTCCGCCGCGGCCAGGGGGACATGTTCCTTCCGGATATATCGTCCGTCTTCGGCGGCGACAGCCTCGTCGAGATAAAGATATGGGAGCTCGCCGGCGCTGGTAATCCGCTCACCTCTCCCGACGCCGAGCCGATAGAGCGCGTCACGCTCCCGTCGAAGCTCGTGCGGAGCTACACGAACGGGTTCAAGGTCGAAGGGGACAGCATGTACCCCACGATCGTCAACGGCGCTTACGTCGGCTTCGACCCGAACGACAAGAAGATCGTGAGCAACGGCATCTACTGCCTGCACCTCCCCTACGAGGGCTACGTCGTCAAGCGCCTCGAGATCACGCCCAGCGAGATCATCATCAAGAGCGACAACAAAATGGTTGCCGACTACCCGGTCCCTCTCGACGAGCTCGACCGGAATTTAATCGTCGGCCGCGTGAGATGGGTATTCCAGAATGTGTGA
- a CDS encoding endonuclease domain-containing protein encodes MNRKASTDNARQLRKNLTDAEKKLWRHLRLKNIGGNKFRRQQPIGKYIVDFVCHERRLVVEVDGGQHGEQIAYDNERTAWLESEGYRVLRFWNNEVLEDVEIVLEVIVRALEDDMRCHPHLTPPPSRGRKMRSTACKVGEVG; translated from the coding sequence GTGAATAGAAAGGCCTCCACTGACAATGCTCGCCAATTGAGGAAAAACCTGACGGATGCTGAAAAGAAATTATGGAGACATCTACGGTTAAAGAATATTGGAGGAAACAAGTTTCGAAGGCAGCAGCCGATCGGGAAATACATTGTGGATTTTGTATGTCATGAGAGGAGGCTGGTCGTAGAGGTAGACGGCGGGCAGCATGGAGAGCAAATCGCGTATGACAATGAACGCACAGCCTGGCTCGAATCCGAAGGCTATCGCGTGCTCAGGTTTTGGAACAATGAGGTGCTTGAGGACGTAGAGATTGTATTGGAGGTAATTGTAAGAGCTTTGGAAGATGACATGCGGTGTCACCCCCACCTTACTCCTCCCCCCTCAAGGGGGAGGAAAATGAGAAGCACAGCTTGCAAAGTAGGGGAAGTCGGATGA
- a CDS encoding DUF559 domain-containing protein, which yields MNIANARQLRKNLTDAEKKLWRHLRLKNIGGNKFYFVLC from the coding sequence ATGAATATAGCCAATGCTCGCCAATTGAGGAAGAACCTGACGGATGCTGAAAAGAAATTATGGAGACATCTCCGTTTAAAGAATATCGGAGGAAACAAATTCTATTTTGTTTTATGTTAG
- a CDS encoding DUF559 domain-containing protein: protein MIVEVDGGQHSENVAYDSERTAWLESCGYRVLRFWNNEVLEDVKAALEAIIKVLEESG from the coding sequence TTGATAGTCGAAGTGGACGGTGGTCAACACAGCGAGAATGTTGCTTATGATTCCGAACGGACAGCGTGGCTTGAATCCTGCGGCTACCGGGTTCTTAGATTCTGGAACAATGAAGTGCTTGAGGATGTGAAGGCTGCTTTGGAAGCAATCATAAAAGTTTTAGAAGAAAGTGGATAG
- a CDS encoding IPTL-CTERM sorting domain-containing protein: MRYLFNQSFDLLCFIVGFSVFIIIFALFVTLQPGKSYAQIGCEVRIVKEGIPGDPTVFPFVTTGTDSDEFGLENGESQDLGIPGGVTATIVEEVPDGWVLQNVECETENVIATEIENGIQLFCSPNGGAAQCFFINVQVGNIPTLSEWGMIAAAAGLGLVGVWFAVRRRKMQDA; this comes from the coding sequence ATGAGATATCTGTTTAATCAATCCTTTGATCTGCTGTGTTTTATCGTCGGTTTCTCTGTATTTATAATTATTTTCGCCTTGTTCGTGACTCTTCAGCCCGGGAAGAGCTATGCCCAGATCGGCTGTGAGGTCAGGATTGTAAAAGAGGGGATACCCGGTGACCCGACTGTCTTCCCGTTCGTAACTACCGGGACTGACTCGGACGAATTCGGGCTGGAAAACGGCGAGAGTCAAGACCTCGGGATTCCGGGAGGCGTTACGGCAACGATAGTCGAAGAGGTGCCGGACGGGTGGGTGTTGCAGAATGTGGAGTGTGAGACTGAAAATGTGATTGCGACGGAAATCGAGAACGGCATACAACTTTTCTGTTCTCCCAACGGCGGCGCGGCACAATGCTTTTTTATCAATGTACAGGTGGGTAACATTCCCACGCTATCGGAATGGGGGATGATCGCGGCGGCTGCCGGGTTGGGATTGGTCGGCGTGTGGTTTGCGGTGAGACGTAGAAAGATGCAGGATGCATGA
- a CDS encoding IPTL-CTERM sorting domain-containing protein produces MIYKSGRLLTSVLFFILVLSAAVMFTFGGQAWGQVQTCNIEVAKVARAENLGFDFQSVDDGSVFDFTVFSGTSQLIAFDPGSEITVTETVPPGWRLEDIICFNDGIATTEIENGVIATCFIPGGFVECVFFNVETDAIPTLSEWGMIAAAAGLGLVGVWFAARRRRAQAV; encoded by the coding sequence GTGATATACAAATCTGGACGATTATTGACGAGCGTTTTATTCTTTATTCTAGTATTATCAGCAGCGGTTATGTTTACCTTCGGTGGTCAGGCATGGGGGCAGGTGCAGACCTGTAACATCGAGGTTGCGAAAGTAGCCAGGGCGGAGAATTTAGGGTTCGATTTTCAATCGGTAGACGATGGTTCGGTTTTTGATTTTACTGTCTTTAGCGGTACATCTCAGTTAATAGCATTCGATCCGGGATCCGAAATTACAGTTACGGAGACGGTGCCTCCGGGCTGGCGTCTCGAAGATATAATCTGTTTCAACGACGGCATCGCCACGACTGAGATCGAGAACGGAGTTATTGCCACATGCTTCATTCCCGGCGGCTTTGTGGAATGCGTATTCTTTAACGTGGAGACGGATGCAATTCCCACGCTATCAGAATGGGGGATGATTGCGGCGGCTGCGGGATTAGGATTGGTGGGAGTGTGGTTCGCGGCGAGAAGAAGAAGGGCGCAGGCTGTATGA
- a CDS encoding IPTL-CTERM sorting domain-containing protein, which produces MRHEFKYALGVFLLVPVVSLLFLTAGPSDASAQDCDIEICKSASGDAEFNFIGEAPSGPLEFTLTGGGEGSCDTVVSIPLTQSAEVFEEPLEGWRLVDIDCSNAEGVAVGFLEDGVSLMCTGPNLGSVTCTFLNVQTGAIPTLSEWGMISAVVGLGLVGVWFAVRRRKMQDA; this is translated from the coding sequence ATGAGGCATGAATTTAAATATGCTCTTGGTGTTTTCCTTCTGGTTCCCGTCGTATCCTTGTTGTTTCTAACCGCCGGGCCGTCGGATGCTTCAGCGCAGGATTGCGATATCGAGATATGCAAGTCGGCCTCGGGCGATGCGGAATTTAATTTCATCGGGGAAGCTCCCTCAGGCCCGCTTGAGTTTACGCTGACCGGCGGCGGGGAAGGCTCTTGCGACACTGTCGTAAGCATACCCCTCACGCAGAGCGCGGAGGTGTTTGAAGAACCGCTTGAGGGCTGGCGGCTCGTCGATATCGATTGCTCGAATGCCGAGGGTGTTGCAGTAGGATTTCTTGAGGACGGCGTCAGCCTCATGTGTACAGGGCCTAACCTCGGTTCGGTTACGTGCACATTCTTGAACGTGCAGACGGGTGCCATTCCGACACTGAGCGAGTGGGGAATGATTTCCGCTGTGGTTGGATTAGGATTGGTGGGAGTGTGGTTTGCGGTGCGGAGGAGAAAGATGCAGGATGCATGA